From one Sparus aurata chromosome 16, fSpaAur1.1, whole genome shotgun sequence genomic stretch:
- the LOC115566049 gene encoding M1-specific T cell receptor beta chain-like yields the protein MMAGFATLTFFILCATDVSQSVLITQWPDYISGRPGGSAEMHCYQNDTNYDYLYWYRQQRGKALQLIVYILASNTNYEEEFKSGFEAVSSTKKKWSLTIRSFKKEDEAVYLCAASLHTRNSKPAYFGSGTKLTVLEPNRTITAPKVKVLKPCKSQKGNKTLVCVARGFYPDHVSVSWEIDDVVVDKKRVATDNAAVQEGKHYRITSMLRVSEEEWYTKGKKFHCAVRFFNGTDYVYSNETIWGKWKVVMNTEQYLITTRVAKISYGVIIAKSCVYGAFVAVFVWKLQGSAGKQDD from the exons ATGATGGCAGGTTTCGCCACCTTGACTTTCTTTATTCTCTGTGCTACAG ATGTTTCTCAGTCGGTGCTGATCACTCAGTGGCCCGACTACATCTCCGGTCGTCCCGGTGGCTCGGCAGAAATGCACTGCTACCAGAATGACACAAATTATGACTATCTGTACTGGtacaggcagcagagaggaaaagcTCTCCAGTTAATAGTGTACATATTAGCAAGCAACACAAACTACGAAGAAGAATTCAAGTCTGGTTTTGAGGCGGTGAGTTCGACGAAGAAGAAGTGGTCTCTGACGATACGGAGCTTTAAGAAGGAGGATGAGGCTGTTTATCTGTGCGCTGCCAGTCTACACA CAAGGAACTCAAAAC CTGCTTACTTCGGCAGTGGAACCAAACTGACTGTGTTGG AACCAAATCGGACCATTACTGCGCCAAAAGTGAAAGTGCTCAAGCCGTGCAAGAGTCAAAAGGGGAACAAGACCTTAGTTTGTGTGGCCCGTGGATTCTACCCAGACCATGTCAGTGTGTCCTGGGAGATCGACGATGTCGTCGTCGATAAAAAACGCGTGGCGACCGACAACGCAGCCGTGCAGGAGGGCAAACATTACAGGATCACCAGCATGTTGAGGGTCTCAGAAGAGGAGTGGTACACAAAAGGCAAAAAATTCCACTGCGCTGTCCGTTTCTTCAATGGAACAGATTACGTCTATAGTAATGAAACAATCTGGG GTAAATGGAAGGTCGTGATGAACACAG AGCAATATCTGATAACTACTCGGGTCGCCAAAATCTCCTACGGTGTTATCATCGCCAAGAGCTGCGTCTATGGAGCCTTCGTGGCGGTTTTTGTGTGGAAGCTTCAG GGTTCAGCTGGAAAGCAGGACGACTGA